One Thauera sp. K11 DNA window includes the following coding sequences:
- a CDS encoding pyruvate kinase produces the protein MTTSGSSHQKIETDRKAREPDVRPATAGGADKAGWDTAECLDLIAALDALRARMLDNEARLSGQIGRVAPAYQASARNLAHYLALREVDLRAVQERLARMGTSSLGRAESHVLANLDKVLGILHRLMGEDWEDRSAEEPVGIVSSRRLLDEHTDALLGAPAGGRGVRIMVTLPSEAAVDYGLVHHLVASGMDVARINCAHDGAAEWEAMATHVRRAAKAAGRGVRILMDLGGPKLRTGPIAPGPALLKLKPRRDLYGRVLAPARVGLRPAGSLAAVAGAIEHLGVPAAWLARIKIGDTLELVDARDAKRTLHVVAQDDAGILAECERTAYVVPETTIEHRRRGRKPREALLVDFPPGEPGSIFLQRGDRLKVTRSGIGRPVMRDTAARGHMLLPTIACTLPEVFDQVCVGERVLFDDGRIGGRIGAVGTDGLEVEITQIRVTGDRLLADKGINLPDSRLDLPALTEKDVEDLQAVARCADLVGLSFVQRGQDIETLREQLARLGAAHVGVVLKIETRRAFENLPELLFSAMACDAAGVMIARGDLAVECGYERLAEVQEEILWAAEAAHMPVIWATQVLETLAKTGQPSRAEITDAAMGERAECVMLNKGPHILEAIRMLDDILKRMQAHQSKKRSLLRALGAWSSQAESARQ, from the coding sequence ATGACCACCAGCGGTTCATCCCACCAGAAGATAGAGACGGATCGCAAAGCACGGGAGCCGGATGTCCGGCCCGCGACGGCGGGCGGGGCGGACAAGGCCGGCTGGGATACCGCGGAGTGCCTGGACCTGATCGCCGCGCTGGACGCGCTGCGCGCGCGCATGCTCGACAACGAGGCGAGGCTTTCCGGACAGATCGGCCGGGTCGCGCCGGCTTACCAGGCCAGCGCACGAAACCTCGCCCACTACCTCGCGCTGCGCGAAGTCGACCTGCGCGCCGTGCAGGAGAGGCTCGCCCGGATGGGCACGTCCTCGCTCGGCCGGGCCGAATCGCACGTCCTCGCCAATCTCGACAAGGTGCTGGGCATCCTGCACCGGCTCATGGGAGAGGATTGGGAAGACCGATCGGCCGAGGAACCCGTGGGCATCGTCAGCAGCAGGCGCTTGCTCGACGAGCATACCGATGCGCTGCTCGGCGCGCCCGCCGGAGGCCGCGGCGTGCGCATCATGGTCACGCTGCCTTCCGAGGCGGCTGTCGACTACGGCCTCGTCCATCATCTCGTCGCCTCGGGCATGGATGTGGCGCGCATCAACTGCGCCCACGACGGCGCGGCGGAATGGGAGGCAATGGCCACCCACGTGCGCCGCGCGGCGAAGGCGGCCGGGCGCGGCGTGCGCATACTCATGGATCTCGGCGGGCCGAAGCTGCGGACGGGGCCGATCGCGCCCGGTCCGGCGCTCCTCAAGCTCAAGCCCAGGCGCGACCTCTACGGCCGGGTGCTCGCGCCGGCCCGCGTCGGGCTGCGTCCGGCGGGGTCGCTCGCCGCCGTGGCCGGCGCAATCGAGCATCTCGGCGTGCCGGCCGCATGGCTGGCGCGCATCAAGATCGGCGACACACTGGAACTGGTCGATGCCCGCGATGCCAAGCGCACGCTCCACGTCGTTGCGCAGGACGATGCGGGAATCCTGGCCGAATGCGAGCGGACGGCGTACGTCGTTCCGGAGACGACCATCGAGCATCGCCGCCGCGGCCGCAAGCCGCGCGAGGCGCTGCTGGTCGATTTCCCGCCGGGCGAGCCCGGAAGCATCTTCCTGCAGCGCGGCGACCGGCTGAAGGTGACGCGTTCCGGCATCGGCCGGCCGGTGATGCGGGATACGGCGGCACGCGGCCACATGCTGCTGCCGACGATCGCCTGTACCTTGCCGGAGGTCTTCGATCAGGTCTGCGTCGGCGAGCGGGTGCTGTTCGACGACGGCCGCATCGGCGGCAGGATCGGCGCCGTCGGGACGGACGGGCTGGAAGTCGAGATCACCCAGATCCGCGTGACCGGCGACCGGCTGCTGGCGGACAAGGGCATCAACCTGCCGGACAGCCGGCTGGACCTGCCCGCCCTGACGGAGAAGGACGTCGAGGACCTGCAGGCCGTGGCCCGGTGCGCGGATCTGGTCGGGCTCTCCTTCGTGCAGCGGGGCCAGGACATCGAAACGCTGCGCGAGCAGCTTGCGCGGCTCGGCGCGGCACACGTGGGCGTGGTCCTGAAGATCGAGACGCGCCGCGCCTTCGAGAACCTCCCCGAGCTGCTGTTCTCCGCCATGGCCTGCGACGCCGCCGGCGTCATGATCGCCCGCGGCGATCTCGCGGTGGAATGCGGCTACGAGCGGCTGGCCGAAGTCCAGGAGGAAATCCTGTGGGCGGCGGAGGCGGCCCACATGCCCGTCATCTGGGCCACCCAGGTACTGGAGACCCTGGCCAAGACGGGGCAGCCTTCGCGCGCGGAGATCACCGATGCCGCCATGGGCGAGCGGGCGGAATGCGTCATGCTCAACAAGGGGCCGCACATCCTCGAAGCCATCCGCATGCTCGACGACATCCTGAAGCGCATGCAGGCCCACCAGTCCAAGAAGCGCTCCCTGCTGCGGGCGCTGGGCGCGTGGTCGTCGCAGGCAGAATCCGCCAGGCAATAG
- a CDS encoding LysR family transcriptional regulator, which translates to MKKLPDLEAWAIFAKVAETGSFARAAAEFSLSQATVSKAVTRLEARMKTMLFHRTSRRMSLTESGYAALERAARILEDGEAVEAEVAEQSTSLRGVIRVSAPMSFGIARLAPILPDFMKAHPDVELDVQFNDKQVDLVADRFDLALRIANLVDSSLLARRFCKVRILLVGSPAYFERHGRPRHPRDLINHKALQYTYARGGTSWRFRHKRHGEFTQVMPVHLHANNAEALTPALLAGLGLALQPEFLAWQDLQSGVLETVMDDWEVEPIALHVVTPPGRNRPARVQAFIEYLAERFASEPWARTTDG; encoded by the coding sequence ATGAAAAAGCTACCAGACCTGGAAGCCTGGGCGATCTTCGCCAAGGTCGCGGAGACGGGCTCCTTCGCCCGGGCCGCCGCGGAGTTCTCCCTGTCGCAGGCTACGGTGTCCAAGGCCGTCACGCGCCTGGAAGCACGCATGAAGACCATGCTGTTCCACCGCACGTCCCGCCGCATGTCGCTGACCGAGAGCGGCTATGCCGCGCTGGAACGTGCTGCGCGCATCCTCGAAGATGGCGAGGCGGTGGAGGCCGAGGTCGCGGAGCAGTCCACCAGCCTGCGGGGGGTGATCCGGGTTTCTGCCCCGATGTCGTTCGGCATAGCGCGCCTGGCGCCGATACTGCCGGACTTCATGAAGGCCCATCCCGACGTGGAACTGGACGTGCAGTTCAACGACAAGCAGGTGGACCTGGTGGCCGACCGTTTCGACCTTGCGCTGCGCATAGCGAACCTCGTGGATTCCAGCCTGCTCGCCCGCCGCTTCTGCAAGGTGCGCATCCTGCTGGTCGGGTCGCCGGCCTATTTCGAGCGCCACGGGCGACCGCGGCATCCGCGCGACCTGATCAACCACAAGGCGCTGCAGTACACCTATGCGCGCGGCGGCACGAGCTGGCGTTTCCGGCACAAGCGGCATGGCGAATTCACCCAGGTGATGCCGGTTCACCTGCATGCCAACAATGCCGAGGCGCTGACGCCGGCCCTGCTGGCGGGGCTGGGCCTGGCGCTCCAGCCGGAGTTCCTGGCCTGGCAGGATCTGCAGTCGGGAGTGCTCGAAACCGTGATGGACGACTGGGAGGTGGAACCGATCGCGCTGCACGTCGTGACCCCGCCGGGCCGCAACCGGCCCGCGCGCGTCCAGGCTTTCATCGAATACCTGGCCGAGCGCTTCGCCAGCGAGCCGTGGGCACGCACCACCGACGGCTGA
- a CDS encoding pirin family protein: protein MIERRPFNRLGGANHGWLDAKHHFSFAEYEDPQRMHWGALRVWNDDTIEPGTGFPPHPHSNMEIITYVREGAITHQDSLGNKGRTVAGDVQVMSAGTGIRHAEYNLEPGITRIFQIWIFPDRHGGPPSWGSKPFPKDDRSGRFVTLASGIEGDEDALPIRTDARVLGATVRAGDTVEYRFSDAGRYGYLVPAKGTVEVNGVALDARDGAAIRGEESIRVTAIEDAELVLVDSAA, encoded by the coding sequence ATGATCGAACGTCGCCCCTTCAACCGCCTCGGCGGAGCCAACCACGGCTGGCTCGATGCCAAGCACCATTTTTCCTTTGCCGAATATGAAGATCCGCAGCGCATGCACTGGGGTGCGCTGCGCGTCTGGAACGACGACACGATCGAGCCGGGCACGGGCTTTCCGCCGCATCCGCACTCGAACATGGAGATCATCACCTACGTGCGGGAGGGCGCCATCACCCACCAGGACAGCCTCGGCAACAAGGGCCGCACGGTGGCGGGCGACGTGCAGGTGATGAGTGCCGGCACGGGCATCCGCCACGCCGAGTACAACCTGGAACCGGGGATCACGCGCATCTTCCAGATCTGGATCTTCCCGGACCGGCACGGCGGACCGCCGTCCTGGGGCTCCAAGCCGTTTCCGAAGGACGACCGCTCCGGCAGGTTCGTGACGCTGGCCAGCGGCATCGAGGGCGACGAGGACGCGCTGCCGATCCGCACCGACGCACGGGTGCTGGGCGCCACGGTCAGGGCCGGCGATACGGTGGAATACCGCTTCTCCGACGCCGGCCGCTATGGCTACCTGGTGCCCGCCAAGGGCACGGTCGAGGTCAATGGCGTGGCCCTGGATGCCCGCGACGGCGCGGCGATCCGCGGCGAGGAAAGCATCCGCGTCACCGCCATCGAGGATGCCGAACTGGTCCTGGTGGACTCCGCCGCCTGA
- a CDS encoding hydrolase produces the protein MSKYLEVLTPQNSQIIFIDQQPQMAFGVQSIDRQVLKNNVVGLAKAAKVFNIPATITTVETEGFSGHTYPELLAVFPDHKILERTSMNSWDDQNVRDSLAANGRKKVIVSGLWTEVCNTTFALCAALEGGYEIYMVADASGGTSAEAHKYAMDRMVQAGIVPVTWQQVLLEWQRDWARKDSYDAVMGIVKEHSGAYGMGVDYAYTMVHKQPERVQHGERIGPNPAK, from the coding sequence ATGAGCAAGTACCTTGAAGTCCTGACGCCGCAGAACAGCCAGATCATCTTCATCGACCAGCAGCCGCAGATGGCCTTCGGCGTGCAGTCGATCGACCGCCAGGTCCTGAAGAACAACGTCGTCGGCCTGGCCAAGGCCGCGAAGGTGTTCAACATCCCGGCGACCATCACCACCGTCGAGACCGAGGGTTTCTCCGGTCACACCTATCCCGAACTGCTGGCCGTGTTCCCCGATCACAAGATCCTGGAACGCACCTCGATGAACTCCTGGGACGACCAGAACGTGCGCGACTCGCTGGCCGCCAACGGGCGCAAGAAGGTCATCGTCTCGGGCCTGTGGACCGAGGTCTGCAATACCACCTTCGCCCTGTGTGCGGCGCTGGAAGGCGGCTACGAGATCTACATGGTGGCCGACGCGTCGGGCGGCACCTCGGCCGAAGCCCACAAGTACGCCATGGACCGCATGGTGCAGGCCGGCATCGTGCCGGTGACCTGGCAGCAAGTCCTGCTGGAGTGGCAGCGCGACTGGGCGCGCAAGGATTCCTACGACGCCGTGATGGGGATCGTGAAGGAACATTCCGGTGCCTACGGCATGGGTGTCGACTACGCCTACACCATGGTGCACAAGCAGCCCGAGCGCGTTCAGCACGGCGAACGCATCGGCCCCAACCCGGCCAAGTAA
- a CDS encoding XapX domain-containing protein, giving the protein MKLYVLSLGAGLLVGIIYSLLSVRSPAPPLVALVGLLGILVGEQVIPVGKQLLGGTAFSTACDKTQATDHVLGQLPGRHAAEQASKEAQT; this is encoded by the coding sequence GTGAAACTCTATGTCTTGTCCCTGGGCGCCGGTCTGCTGGTCGGCATCATCTACAGCCTGCTGAGCGTGCGCTCGCCGGCGCCGCCGCTGGTGGCGCTGGTCGGCCTGCTCGGCATCCTGGTCGGCGAGCAGGTCATCCCGGTCGGCAAGCAGTTGCTCGGCGGCACCGCTTTCAGCACCGCCTGCGACAAGACGCAGGCCACCGACCACGTGCTCGGCCAGTTGCCCGGCCGGCATGCGGCGGAACAGGCGTCCAAGGAAGCGCAGACGTAG
- a CDS encoding amidohydrolase, with amino-acid sequence MADSTPDIIFHNGQITTLDRANPVASAVAVKDGRFVAVGPDQDVLALAGTGTRIVNLQRRRALPGLFDNHTHVVRGGLNYNLELRWDGVRSLADALDMLRRQVAVTPAPQWVRVVGGFTEHQFVEKRLPTIDEINAIAPDTPVFLLHLYDRALLNGAALRAVGYTRETPQPLGGEITRDAKGNPTGLLLAKPNALILYATLAKGPKLPFDYQVNSTRHFMRELNRLGVTGVIDAGGGFQNYPEDYAVIQKLADENQLTVRLAYNLFTQKPKEEKEDFLKWTSSVKYQQGTDYFRHNGAGEMLVFSAADFEDFRQPRPDMPPEMEGELEGVVRILAQNKWPWRLHATYDETISRALDVFEKVNRDIPLGGINWFFDHAETISDKSIDRIAALGGGIAVQHRMAYQGEYFVERYGARAAEATPPVARMLEKGVKVSAGTDATRVASYNPWVSLSWMITGKTLGGLRLYPQRNLLDRETALRMWTENVAWFSNEEGKRGRIQVGQFADLIVPDKDYFSIPEDEISFLTSDLTVVGGRIVYGAGDFAPLDDSPLPPAMPDWSPTRTFKGYAAWGDPKGAGRNSLQPARYQAIASCGCASACGLHGHDHARAWASRVPASDLQGFFGALGCSCWAV; translated from the coding sequence GTGGCCGATTCCACTCCCGACATCATTTTCCACAATGGCCAGATCACGACGCTCGATCGCGCCAATCCCGTTGCCAGCGCCGTGGCGGTCAAGGACGGCCGCTTCGTGGCCGTGGGCCCGGATCAGGACGTCCTGGCCCTGGCCGGCACCGGCACCCGGATCGTCAACCTCCAGCGCAGGCGCGCCCTGCCCGGCCTGTTCGACAACCACACCCACGTGGTGCGCGGCGGCCTGAACTACAACCTGGAACTGCGCTGGGACGGCGTGCGCTCGCTGGCCGACGCGCTGGACATGCTGCGCCGCCAGGTCGCCGTCACCCCGGCGCCGCAATGGGTGCGCGTGGTCGGCGGCTTCACCGAGCACCAGTTCGTCGAGAAGCGCCTCCCGACCATCGACGAGATCAACGCCATCGCCCCCGACACCCCGGTGTTCCTGCTGCACCTGTACGACCGCGCGCTGCTCAACGGCGCCGCGCTGCGCGCCGTGGGCTACACCAGGGAAACGCCCCAGCCTCTGGGCGGCGAGATCACCCGCGACGCCAAGGGCAACCCCACCGGCCTGCTGCTGGCCAAGCCCAACGCGCTGATCCTCTACGCCACGCTGGCCAAGGGACCGAAGCTGCCGTTCGACTACCAGGTCAATTCCACGCGCCACTTCATGCGCGAACTCAACCGCCTGGGCGTGACCGGCGTGATCGACGCCGGCGGCGGCTTCCAGAACTACCCGGAAGACTATGCCGTGATCCAGAAGCTGGCCGACGAGAACCAGCTCACCGTGCGCCTGGCCTACAACCTGTTCACGCAGAAGCCCAAGGAAGAAAAGGAAGACTTCCTCAAATGGACCTCCAGCGTGAAGTACCAGCAGGGCACCGACTACTTCCGCCACAACGGCGCCGGCGAGATGCTGGTGTTCTCGGCCGCCGACTTCGAGGACTTCCGCCAGCCGCGCCCGGACATGCCGCCGGAGATGGAAGGCGAGCTGGAAGGCGTCGTGCGCATCCTGGCGCAGAACAAGTGGCCTTGGCGCCTGCATGCCACCTACGACGAGACGATCTCGCGCGCGCTGGACGTGTTCGAGAAGGTCAACCGGGACATCCCGCTGGGCGGCATCAACTGGTTCTTCGACCACGCCGAGACCATCTCGGACAAGTCCATCGACCGCATCGCGGCGCTGGGCGGCGGCATCGCCGTGCAGCATCGCATGGCCTACCAGGGCGAATACTTCGTCGAGCGCTACGGCGCCCGCGCCGCCGAGGCGACGCCGCCGGTCGCGCGCATGCTGGAGAAGGGCGTGAAGGTCTCGGCCGGCACCGACGCCACCCGCGTGGCCTCGTACAACCCCTGGGTGTCGCTGTCGTGGATGATCACGGGCAAGACGCTCGGCGGCCTGCGCCTGTACCCGCAGCGCAACCTGCTCGACCGCGAGACGGCGCTGCGCATGTGGACGGAGAACGTCGCCTGGTTCTCCAACGAGGAAGGCAAGCGCGGCCGCATCCAGGTGGGTCAGTTCGCCGACCTGATCGTGCCGGACAAGGACTACTTCAGCATCCCCGAGGATGAAATCTCCTTCCTCACGTCGGACCTGACCGTGGTGGGCGGCCGCATCGTCTACGGCGCGGGCGATTTCGCTCCGCTGGACGACAGCCCGCTGCCGCCGGCCATGCCCGACTGGTCGCCCACCCGTACCTTCAAGGGCTACGCCGCCTGGGGCGACCCCAAGGGCGCGGGCAGGAACTCCCTGCAGCCGGCCCGCTACCAGGCGATCGCCTCCTGCGGCTGCGCCAGCGCCTGCGGCCTGCATGGCCACGACCATGCACGCGCCTGGGCCTCCAGGGTTCCGGCCTCGGACCTGCAGGGCTTCTTCGGCGCCCTCGGCTGCTCCTGCTGGGCCGTGTAA
- a CDS encoding DoxX family protein, with protein MPTHDSFADKLAAAVRPVLGSRAARFIAYLGLCAAYLQGGLVKLTDFPGALGEMNHFGLSPAPLFAVLVIVLELGASAMILAGRLRWLGALGLAGFTLLATGIALRFWELPAGQERFMAANSFFEHLGLAGGFLLVAWLDLQEKRT; from the coding sequence ATGCCGACGCACGACTCGTTCGCAGACAAGCTGGCCGCCGCCGTGCGGCCGGTACTCGGAAGCCGTGCCGCGCGCTTCATCGCCTATCTGGGCCTGTGCGCGGCGTACCTGCAAGGCGGGCTGGTCAAGCTCACCGACTTTCCGGGGGCCCTTGGCGAGATGAACCACTTCGGACTGTCGCCGGCGCCGCTGTTCGCGGTGCTGGTGATCGTGCTCGAACTGGGCGCCTCGGCGATGATCCTGGCAGGCCGGCTGCGTTGGCTCGGGGCGCTGGGGCTGGCAGGCTTCACCCTGCTGGCCACCGGCATCGCCCTGCGGTTCTGGGAATTGCCGGCGGGGCAGGAGCGCTTCATGGCCGCCAATTCGTTCTTCGAGCATCTCGGCCTGGCCGGCGGCTTCCTGCTGGTCGCCTGGCTGGACCTGCAGGAGAAACGGACATGA
- a CDS encoding MFS transporter — protein sequence MTHKSAPSAEAPTSGFAPLRQTLFAVLWVATVIGNTGSFIRDVASSWLMTDLSSSPAAVALVQAAATLPVFLLAIPAGVLADILDRRKFLIGIQLLLASVSICLMLLSASGLQSVTSLVALTFLGGIGAALMGPTWQAVVPELVEKKDLKSAVALNSLGINIARAIGPALGGLILAGLGAAFTYGVDVMSYVFVVAALLWWRRPAAAQDVLSERFVGAFRAGLRYARASRELHVVLLRAFLFFALASSVWALLPLVARQLLGGGAGFYGVLLGAVGLGAIGGAIFMPQLRERLSADGLLLLSALVSAAVMAFLSSAPPQWAAVAALLLLGAAWITALTTLNGVAQAILPNWVRGRSLAVYLTVFNGAMTAGSLSWGAIAEGIGVPLTLLAGAAGLVLVGLAAHRVKLPRGEADLVPSNHWPEPLTAAPVEHDRGPVLIQIEYRIAPEDRPAFLKALARLSGERRRDGAYAWGIAEDSADPGLMLEWFHVESWAEHLRQHKRVSRADADVQDDVLRFHQGERPVVRHFLAFNRPHEGRA from the coding sequence ATGACGCACAAGTCCGCCCCTTCGGCCGAAGCCCCGACGAGCGGCTTCGCACCCCTGCGGCAAACGCTGTTTGCCGTGCTCTGGGTGGCCACGGTCATCGGCAACACCGGCAGCTTCATCCGCGACGTGGCCAGTTCGTGGCTGATGACCGACCTTTCTTCCTCGCCCGCGGCCGTGGCCCTGGTGCAGGCTGCGGCGACGCTGCCGGTGTTCCTGCTGGCGATTCCGGCCGGCGTGCTGGCCGACATCCTGGACCGGCGCAAATTCCTCATCGGCATCCAGCTCCTGCTGGCCAGCGTCAGCATCTGCCTGATGCTGCTGTCGGCCTCGGGCCTGCAATCGGTGACGTCGCTGGTCGCGCTGACCTTCCTCGGCGGCATCGGCGCGGCCCTGATGGGGCCGACCTGGCAGGCGGTCGTGCCCGAGCTGGTCGAGAAGAAGGACCTCAAGAGCGCCGTGGCACTGAATTCGCTGGGGATCAACATCGCCCGCGCCATCGGCCCGGCGCTGGGCGGGCTGATCCTGGCCGGGCTGGGCGCGGCATTCACCTACGGCGTGGATGTCATGAGCTACGTGTTCGTCGTCGCGGCGCTGCTGTGGTGGCGGCGGCCGGCGGCCGCGCAGGACGTCCTGTCCGAGCGCTTCGTGGGCGCGTTCCGCGCCGGGCTGCGCTATGCCCGCGCCAGCCGCGAGCTGCACGTCGTGCTGCTGCGTGCCTTCCTGTTCTTCGCCCTGGCCAGTTCGGTCTGGGCACTGCTGCCGCTGGTGGCGCGCCAGTTGCTCGGCGGCGGTGCCGGCTTCTACGGCGTCCTGCTCGGCGCGGTCGGCCTGGGCGCGATCGGCGGGGCGATCTTCATGCCCCAGCTGCGCGAGCGCCTGAGCGCAGACGGCCTGTTGCTGCTCTCCGCGCTGGTGTCGGCGGCAGTCATGGCCTTTCTGTCCTCCGCGCCGCCGCAGTGGGCGGCGGTGGCCGCGCTGCTGCTGCTGGGCGCGGCCTGGATCACCGCGCTGACCACGCTCAACGGCGTGGCGCAGGCCATCCTGCCCAACTGGGTGCGCGGCCGTTCCCTGGCGGTGTACCTGACCGTGTTCAACGGCGCCATGACCGCGGGCAGCCTGAGCTGGGGCGCCATTGCCGAAGGGATCGGCGTGCCGCTGACGCTGCTGGCCGGCGCGGCCGGGCTGGTGCTGGTCGGCCTCGCCGCGCACCGGGTCAAGCTGCCCAGGGGCGAAGCCGACCTGGTGCCGTCCAACCACTGGCCCGAGCCGCTGACGGCTGCGCCGGTCGAGCACGACCGGGGACCGGTGCTGATCCAGATCGAATACCGCATCGCGCCGGAAGACCGCCCCGCGTTCCTGAAGGCGCTCGCCCGGCTGTCGGGGGAGCGGCGGCGCGACGGCGCCTATGCCTGGGGGATCGCCGAGGATTCCGCCGATCCCGGCCTGATGCTCGAATGGTTCCACGTCGAATCCTGGGCCGAGCACCTGCGCCAGCACAAACGGGTCTCCAGGGCCGACGCCGACGTCCAGGACGACGTGCTGCGCTTCCACCAGGGAGAACGTCCGGTCGTGCGCCATTTCCTGGCCTTCAATCGTCCGCACGAAGGACGGGCATGA
- a CDS encoding carboxymuconolactone decarboxylase family protein yields the protein MLLNNWTQSLTNNKKASAGFAKNNPQMMEAFKQVNLAHATPGVLDAKTRELIALAVAVTTRCDGCIAAHAAAARKAGVTEQELSEALGTAIALNAGAAYVYSLRALDALGEFAGNQA from the coding sequence ATGCTGCTCAACAACTGGACCCAGTCCCTCACCAACAACAAGAAGGCTTCGGCCGGGTTTGCGAAGAACAACCCGCAGATGATGGAGGCTTTCAAGCAGGTCAACCTGGCCCATGCCACGCCCGGCGTACTCGACGCCAAGACCCGCGAACTGATCGCGCTGGCGGTAGCCGTGACCACGCGCTGCGACGGCTGCATCGCGGCCCATGCCGCAGCGGCGCGCAAGGCCGGCGTGACGGAACAGGAACTGAGCGAAGCGCTGGGCACCGCCATCGCCCTCAACGCCGGCGCGGCCTACGTCTATTCGCTGCGCGCGCTCGACGCGCTGGGGGAGTTTGCCGGGAACCAAGCCTGA
- a CDS encoding transposase — protein MPGTKPDWQAGQGLGAERADRIELVYLPAYSPEANPDEYLNRDLKTNLRQGPVARQPIN, from the coding sequence TTGCCGGGAACCAAGCCTGATTGGCAAGCCGGTCAAGGCCTGGGAGCCGAGCGCGCTGACAGAATCGAACTCGTCTATCTGCCCGCGTACTCGCCCGAAGCCAATCCCGATGAATACCTCAACCGCGACTTGAAGACGAACCTGCGGCAGGGACCGGTGGCCCGACAACCGATCAACTGA
- a CDS encoding endonuclease/exonuclease/phosphatase family protein, whose protein sequence is MNLRELSIATFNLYNLNEPGLPMYSDAAGWTLEQYRLKLEWVARQLRILKPDVCGFQELWHRDSLANGLARADMTDAYDVLVPPDATGTKIVCAAIVRKGLLAGEPDWIETFPEKFVLRSSGDDPQTPDINVSIRGFSRPVLHFTIKPRKADPAIHVYVCHFKSKAPTQVFREPWFNADKPTYGKHATGLGAALSTIRRTAEAGALRFLLTEQMKGNDTPVIVLGDINDGQLSNTANVLTGQPRYLVGDSVGGGDTALYTAQTLQEYRDTRDVYYTHVHQDMRESLDHILVSQEFYDNSRKRVWLFGGLVINNDHLNFEDHKADGTNDHGIIRATFKYKPMKKEAEEIAGDAG, encoded by the coding sequence ATGAATCTCAGGGAACTCAGCATCGCCACGTTCAATCTCTACAACTTGAACGAGCCGGGGCTGCCGATGTATTCGGACGCGGCCGGCTGGACCCTCGAGCAGTATCGGCTCAAGCTCGAGTGGGTGGCGCGCCAGTTGAGGATACTGAAGCCCGACGTGTGCGGCTTCCAGGAGCTGTGGCATCGGGATTCACTCGCGAATGGCCTCGCACGGGCGGACATGACGGATGCCTACGACGTGCTGGTGCCGCCCGATGCCACGGGGACGAAGATCGTGTGCGCGGCCATCGTGCGCAAGGGGCTGCTCGCGGGCGAGCCCGACTGGATCGAGACGTTCCCGGAGAAGTTCGTGCTGCGGTCGAGCGGCGACGATCCGCAGACCCCGGACATCAACGTAAGCATACGCGGCTTCTCACGTCCGGTGCTCCACTTCACCATCAAGCCGCGCAAGGCCGACCCAGCGATTCACGTCTACGTCTGCCACTTCAAGTCCAAGGCGCCCACCCAGGTGTTCAGGGAGCCGTGGTTCAACGCCGACAAGCCGACTTACGGCAAGCACGCGACGGGGCTCGGCGCGGCGCTCTCCACCATCCGCCGTACCGCCGAGGCCGGGGCGCTGCGCTTTCTGCTGACCGAGCAGATGAAGGGCAACGACACGCCGGTCATCGTGCTGGGCGACATCAACGACGGACAACTGAGCAACACCGCCAACGTGCTGACGGGCCAACCACGTTACCTGGTGGGCGATTCGGTGGGCGGCGGCGACACGGCGCTCTACACCGCGCAGACGCTGCAGGAATACCGCGACACGCGCGACGTCTACTACACCCACGTCCACCAGGACATGCGCGAGTCCCTCGATCACATCCTCGTAAGCCAGGAGTTCTACGACAACAGCAGGAAGCGCGTGTGGCTCTTCGGCGGGCTGGTGATCAACAACGACCACTTGAACTTCGAGGACCACAAGGCCGACGGCACCAACGACCACGGCATCATCCGCGCGACCTTCAAGTACAAGCCGATGAAGAAGGAGGCCGAAGAGATCGCCGGGGATGCCGGCTGA
- a CDS encoding type II toxin-antitoxin system Phd/YefM family antitoxin has product MRASQIKPISYLKANAAEVLDRLAENREPMLITQNGEARAVIQDIASYEETQETLALLKILALGNREIDAGKVKPVADVVRRLRAKSNAD; this is encoded by the coding sequence GTGCGCGCTTCGCAGATCAAGCCCATCAGCTATCTCAAAGCCAACGCCGCGGAGGTCCTGGACAGGCTCGCGGAAAACCGCGAGCCGATGCTGATCACGCAGAACGGCGAAGCGCGTGCCGTGATACAGGACATCGCCTCGTACGAGGAGACCCAGGAAACGCTCGCCCTGCTCAAGATCCTGGCCCTGGGCAACCGCGAGATCGACGCGGGCAAGGTCAAGCCGGTCGCTGACGTAGTGCGCCGGCTGCGGGCGAAGTCGAACGCCGATTGA